The following coding sequences lie in one Panicum virgatum strain AP13 chromosome 6N, P.virgatum_v5, whole genome shotgun sequence genomic window:
- the LOC120678163 gene encoding receptor-like protein 9DC3, giving the protein MYVEIITKSSASSPSYRPYYRDSVTVTLKGQETTLVQILSVFMSLDLSNNNFKGIIPKEIGDLKIANMLQLESLDLSYNQFSGEIPPAMALMSFLEVLNLSYNHLSGQIPQASQFLTLPNTSFLGNDRLCGKPLARL; this is encoded by the exons ATGTATGTTGAAATTATTACAAAATCATCAGCATCATCTCCAAGTTACCGTCCGTACTACAGGGACTCGGTCACAGTCACGCTCAAGGGGCAAGAAACAACTCTAGTACAAATACTTTCAGTCTTCATGTCCCTCGACCTCTCCAACAACAACTTCAAGGGTATCATCCCAAAGGAGATCGGCGACCTGAA GATTGCGAACATGCTGCAGCTGGAGTCGCTTGATCTCTCCTACAACCAGTTCTCCGGGGAGATCCCTCCAGCAATGGCGTTGATGTCATTTCTCGAGGTGCTCAACCTCTCATACAACCACCTGTCAGGGCAGATACCGCAAGCAAGCCAGTTCCTGACGTTACCAAACACCTCATTTCTAGGGAACGACAGGCTGTGTGGGAAGCCACTGGCACGACTGTGA
- the LOC120679459 gene encoding AUGMIN subunit 8-like isoform X1 yields the protein MDAVVKGERRKAAVAAAAADGEQRRPPLVQSEKNNAAAAPAGRRREVPSRFKPVAPPATPAGRRCASPSLGRAPAADCSATCNRARSADRARPAAPAPSGAPSSRLKPSTLAAARSSSPACDTATEAHGHCAAPRARNAKASNGLWASARSSSPSVRPEPVQAAAGHAKKIDRLVLGLPSEQNELRSGAAAERKRSPLRGRADNISDQCENARLSESPANRITERHRWPGMMTGRGSADLTSTSAAPAERTSRLVSSSNASSGCSPRRVHPSEGMGKRLKRPSKEMAMIVHRRRKGNPDSSSDTSSQTSKSSESTCHPSKAIPVLHRSSSPKQGSSAAPSTSRCCQSPSRMRPSTPCGSNCAPSATQSGVERPVFNYIVDARKGKKNAGQIENIHQLRLLNNRFLQWRFVNAQSEDTVLPQKNGVENILYSVSESTLTLRDAPTITRINVQHLQQELNLYNILAEQIGYLEKWPVLEEESTATVFEAIEALQASTLCLPVTSGAQADGVAIRNAISSAVDVMQALSSSMFYLQSKVQERTSLVSELLVMARQEKVALDQCKELLATAAKLQVQETSLRTHLMQLREGSAG from the exons atggACGCCGTCGTGAAGGGTGAGCGCAGGAAGGCCGCtgtggctgcggctgcggccgatggcgagcagcgacggccGCCGCTCGTGCAGTCCGAGAAGAACAATGCTGCGGCTGCTCCGGCTGGTCGGAGAAGAGAGGTGCCCTCCAGGTTCAAGCCCGTTGCGCCACCGGCAACTCCTGCAGGGAGGCGGTGCGCGTCCCCGAGCCTCGGCCGGGCGCCGGCAGCCGACTGCTCGGCGACGTGCAACAGAGCGCGGTCTGCTGACAGAGCTAGgcctgccgcgcccgcgccttcAGGTGCCCCGTCTTCTCGGCTGAAGCCCTCCACCCTTGCCGCCGCAAGGTCCAGTTCGCCGGCCTGTGACACGGCCACCGAGGCACACGGGCACTGCGCTGCTCCCCGTGCAAGGAATGCGAAGGCCTCCAATGGCTTGTGGGCGTCTGCACGGAGCTCGTCTCCCTCTGTCCGGCCAGAGCCCGTGCAAGCAGCTGCAGGCCATGCCAAGAAGATAGATAGGCTAGTCCTTGGCTTACCTTCAGAGCAGAATGAACTGCGGTCAGGAGCTGCGGCTGAGAGGAAGAGGAGTCCTCTTAGAGGGAGGGCCGACAACATCAGCGACCAATGTGAGAATGCTCGGCTATCAGAATCTCCAGCCAACAGGATCACTGAGCGACATCGGTGGCCGGGGATGATGACCGGCCGGGGCTCTGCTGATCTCACTTCGACAAGCGCTGCTCCTGCTGAAAGGACTAGCAGGTTGGTCTCTTCATCAAATGCTTCATCAGGATGCTCTCCAAGGAGGGTGCATCCATCTGAAGGAATGGGCAAGAGGCTGAAGCGACCGTCGAAGGAGATGGCAATGATCGTTCACCGGAGAAGAAAGGGTAATCCAGATTCTAGCAGTGACACCTCTTCTCAGACGTCAAAAAGCTCTGAATCCACTTGTCACCCGAGCAAAGCCATCCCGGTTCTGCACAGATCGTCGTCACCGAAACAGGGCTCGTCAGCTGCACCATCTACTTCCAGGTGCTGCCAGAGCCCGTCGCGGATGAGGCCTTCAACACCTTGCGGATCAAATTGCGCCCCTTCAGCAACTCAATCAGGTGTTGAACGACCTGTGTTTAACTATATCGTTGATGCCCGGAAAGGGAAAAAGAATGCAGGCCAGATTGAGAATATCCATCAGCTACGCCTGCTGAATAATAGATTCCTGCAGTGGCGCTTTGTGAATGCACAATCAGAAGATACAGTACTACCCCAGAAAAATGGTGTTGAG AACATTCTTTATAGTGTTTCGGAAAGTACCTTGACACTGCGTGATGCTCCAACAATAACAAGAATAAATGTGCAACACCTGCAGCAAGAGCTGAATCTGTACAACATTCTAGCAGAGCAG ATTGGTTACCTTGAGAAATGGCCGGTACTAGAAGAAGAGAGCACTGCTACTGTATTTGAGGCGATCGAGGCTCTTCAAGCAAGCACGTTGTGCCTTCCAGTTACATCAGGAGCACAG GCTGATGGAGTTGCAATTAGGAATGCTATTAGCTCAGCGGTTGATGTTATGCAAGCTTTGAGTTCCTCTATGTTCTACTTGCAATCGAAG GTCCAAGAAAGGACATCATTAGTTTCTGAACTTTTGGTTATGGCGAGGCAGGAAAAGGTTGCTCTTGACCAATGCAAAGAGCTCTTAGCTACGGCAGCAAAACTGCAG GTGCAGGAGACCAGCCTTCGCACCCATCTGATGCAACTGAGGGAGGGATCTGCAGGATGA
- the LOC120679459 gene encoding AUGMIN subunit 8-like isoform X2 — protein MDAVVKGERRKAAVAAAAADGEQRRPPLVQSEKNNAAAAPAGRRREVPSRFKPVAPPATPAGRRCASPSLGRAPAADCSATCNRARSADRARPAAPAPSGAPSSRLKPSTLAAARSSSPACDTATEAHGHCAAPRARNAKASNGLWASARSSSPSVRPEPVQAAAGHAKKIDRLVLGLPSEQNELRSGAAAERKRSPLRGRADNISDQCENARLSESPANRITERHRWPGMMTGRGSADLTSTSAAPAERTSRLVSSSNASSGCSPRRVHPSEGMGKRLKRPSKEMAMIVHRRRKGNPDSSSDTSSQTSKSSESTCHPSKAIPVLHRSSSPKQGSSAAPSTSRCCQSPSRMRPSTPCGSNCAPSATQSGVERPVFNYIVDARKGKKNAGQIENIHQLRLLNNRFLQWRFVNAQSEDTVLPQKNGVENILYSVSESTLTLRDAPTITRINVQHLQQELNLYNILAEQIGYLEKWPVLEEESTATVFEAIEALQASTLCLPVTSGAQADGVAIRNAISSAVDVMQALSSSMFYLQSKVQERTSLVSELLVMARQEKVALDQCKELLATAAKLQETSLRTHLMQLREGSAG, from the exons atggACGCCGTCGTGAAGGGTGAGCGCAGGAAGGCCGCtgtggctgcggctgcggccgatggcgagcagcgacggccGCCGCTCGTGCAGTCCGAGAAGAACAATGCTGCGGCTGCTCCGGCTGGTCGGAGAAGAGAGGTGCCCTCCAGGTTCAAGCCCGTTGCGCCACCGGCAACTCCTGCAGGGAGGCGGTGCGCGTCCCCGAGCCTCGGCCGGGCGCCGGCAGCCGACTGCTCGGCGACGTGCAACAGAGCGCGGTCTGCTGACAGAGCTAGgcctgccgcgcccgcgccttcAGGTGCCCCGTCTTCTCGGCTGAAGCCCTCCACCCTTGCCGCCGCAAGGTCCAGTTCGCCGGCCTGTGACACGGCCACCGAGGCACACGGGCACTGCGCTGCTCCCCGTGCAAGGAATGCGAAGGCCTCCAATGGCTTGTGGGCGTCTGCACGGAGCTCGTCTCCCTCTGTCCGGCCAGAGCCCGTGCAAGCAGCTGCAGGCCATGCCAAGAAGATAGATAGGCTAGTCCTTGGCTTACCTTCAGAGCAGAATGAACTGCGGTCAGGAGCTGCGGCTGAGAGGAAGAGGAGTCCTCTTAGAGGGAGGGCCGACAACATCAGCGACCAATGTGAGAATGCTCGGCTATCAGAATCTCCAGCCAACAGGATCACTGAGCGACATCGGTGGCCGGGGATGATGACCGGCCGGGGCTCTGCTGATCTCACTTCGACAAGCGCTGCTCCTGCTGAAAGGACTAGCAGGTTGGTCTCTTCATCAAATGCTTCATCAGGATGCTCTCCAAGGAGGGTGCATCCATCTGAAGGAATGGGCAAGAGGCTGAAGCGACCGTCGAAGGAGATGGCAATGATCGTTCACCGGAGAAGAAAGGGTAATCCAGATTCTAGCAGTGACACCTCTTCTCAGACGTCAAAAAGCTCTGAATCCACTTGTCACCCGAGCAAAGCCATCCCGGTTCTGCACAGATCGTCGTCACCGAAACAGGGCTCGTCAGCTGCACCATCTACTTCCAGGTGCTGCCAGAGCCCGTCGCGGATGAGGCCTTCAACACCTTGCGGATCAAATTGCGCCCCTTCAGCAACTCAATCAGGTGTTGAACGACCTGTGTTTAACTATATCGTTGATGCCCGGAAAGGGAAAAAGAATGCAGGCCAGATTGAGAATATCCATCAGCTACGCCTGCTGAATAATAGATTCCTGCAGTGGCGCTTTGTGAATGCACAATCAGAAGATACAGTACTACCCCAGAAAAATGGTGTTGAG AACATTCTTTATAGTGTTTCGGAAAGTACCTTGACACTGCGTGATGCTCCAACAATAACAAGAATAAATGTGCAACACCTGCAGCAAGAGCTGAATCTGTACAACATTCTAGCAGAGCAG ATTGGTTACCTTGAGAAATGGCCGGTACTAGAAGAAGAGAGCACTGCTACTGTATTTGAGGCGATCGAGGCTCTTCAAGCAAGCACGTTGTGCCTTCCAGTTACATCAGGAGCACAG GCTGATGGAGTTGCAATTAGGAATGCTATTAGCTCAGCGGTTGATGTTATGCAAGCTTTGAGTTCCTCTATGTTCTACTTGCAATCGAAG GTCCAAGAAAGGACATCATTAGTTTCTGAACTTTTGGTTATGGCGAGGCAGGAAAAGGTTGCTCTTGACCAATGCAAAGAGCTCTTAGCTACGGCAGCAAAACTGCAG GAGACCAGCCTTCGCACCCATCTGATGCAACTGAGGGAGGGATCTGCAGGATGA